The Mytilus galloprovincialis chromosome 4, xbMytGall1.hap1.1, whole genome shotgun sequence genome contains a region encoding:
- the LOC143071861 gene encoding electron transfer flavoprotein subunit alpha, mitochondrial-like, translating into MFSRCCRTKLANQTVYLFSRYQSTLVIAEHDNQKLIPITLNTITAANKIGGDITCLVAGTQCSKVAEEVSKIPGVSKVLLADNEAFKGFLPESLTPLLFATQKQFNFSHILAGATAMGKSLLPRLAAKLDVSPISDIIGIKDKDTFIRTIYAGNAIQTLKSKDSLKIISVRGTAFEAAALEGGNAASENAPDADVKNEVSEYVSQELSKSDRPELTAAKTVISGGRGMKNGENFKMLYDLADKMGAAVGASRAAVDAGFVPNDMQVGQTGKIVAPDLYVAVGISGAIQHLAGMKDSKVIVAINKDPEAPIFQVADYGLVQDLFKAVPEMTDIVGKK; encoded by the exons ATGTTTTCGAGGTGCTGCAGAACAAAATTAGCTAATCAGACG GTCTATTTGTTCAGCCGGTACCAGAGTACATTGGTTATTGCTGAGCATGACAATCAAAAACTTATACCTATCACCCTGAATACAATAACAGCTGCCAATAAAATAGGAGGAGATATAACATGTCTGGTTGCTGGTACACAATGTTCAAAG GTTGCAGAAGAAGTCAGTAAAATTCCAGGTGTCAGTAAGGTATTATTGGCAGACAATGAGGCATTTAAAGGATTTCTTCCAG AGTCATTAACCCCTTTATTGTTCGCCACACAGAAACAGTTCAACTTTAGTCATATATTAGCTGGAGCAACAGCAATGGGAAAG AGCCTATTACCTCGATTAGCTGCCAAACTTGATGTATCTCCTATCTCTGATATCATTGGTATAAAAGACAAAGACACGTTTATAAGAACTATTTATGCAG GTAATGCCATCCAAACACTGAAATCTAAAGACAGTTTAAAGATAATATCTGTCAGAGGGACTGCATTTGAAGCTGCTGCTTTAGAAGGGGGAAATGCTGCCTCAGAAAATG CACCAGATGCAGATGTAAAAAATGAAGTGTCAGAGTATGTATCCCAAGAACTAAGTAAAAGTGATCGCCCAGAACTCACTGCAGCAAAAACAGTAATATCTGGAG GTCGAGGGATGAAGAATGGTGAGAACTTcaagatgttgtatgatttaGCCGATAAGATGGGAGCTGCTGTAGGGGCCTCCAGAGCTGCTGTAGATGCAGGCTTTGTTCCTAATGATATGCAAGTCGGACAAACAGGAAAAATTGTTGCTCCA GATCTATATGTAGCAGTAGGTATATCTGGTGCCATACAACACTTAGCTGGTATGAAGGACAGTAAAGTTATTGTAGCTATCAACAAAGACCCAGAAGCACCAATATTTCAAGTAGCTGATTATGGATTAGTTCAGGACTTATTTAAG GCTGTACCAGAAATGACAGATATTGTTGGAAAGAAATGA